The Miscanthus floridulus cultivar M001 chromosome 6, ASM1932011v1, whole genome shotgun sequence genomic interval TAGCTCTCTGTATGCTGTTCAACGACGACATAGCTAGACCAAATACGACTTTATCCACCGTGCACTTTCTTCAGATAGATATGGCTAGCCAACAACCAACGTACCTGCAGTAGACAAGTCACAGAAATTAAACAAAAAACTTACCGGCAGTGTGTATAAGACATCAGTGAGAAGGATCTTACCATGCTACATCTTGACACGCAGTTAATGATGTGGGAACCATCAGCTACACGGATGTGATCTCTGGAATATGAGCGATTTTGTGCTTGTCCTCTCCTTGGCACTTCTCTAACAGTGCTGGGCAGTCAATTATCCGTAGTTTCTTCAACTCAGTAAGGCCACGTATGCTTTCCGGCAGCGAAGACAGCTTTAGGCACTCGTCGATACGAATTTCTCTCAATGAAGTCAAGTCTCCCAGCCATTCCGGCAGTGTCTCTAAGTCGGCACACAACACTATGGCGAGTTTTCGGAGGGACCTGAAGCATCGAATAGCCTCTGGCAAGGTTCCAAGCCCGGTGATGCTGTTAAGCTCAAGACCCTCGATTGAAGAGAGGTGCTGGGTCGTCCGACGCCACCCTTCAAACGAAAGAGATGTGCCCACAGTCATAAGAAAAAATGGAGAGGTAGTAGATGAGAGGTTCCCAAACCCATGTTCTGGCAGCACGTGCTCGCAGTTCTCTAGAATCCACACCATGCACCTTGGAGGGTAAGGCATGAACTTCAGCTTTGGGCATTTGCTAGCAGCCAACAAATGCAAATTAGGGATTAAGAACTCGCCTTCTTCAGTAGATGATCTCGTTGTCCACCACGATTCCAAGTTGTCCATTTTATTCAAAacaatcattcttagcttctggCAGCTTCCACAGTCCCCATAAAATTCTCTGTCAACACACTTGAGATCGGGCATGTCAGACAAGGACAATGCTCTCAGGTTTGGCAGGCGCCCAAGTGGAGGGAGCCGGCTGCACCTTTTTAGTTTGAAAAGAAGGATGCTGGTAAGATGAGGTAGGTAGGAAGGAATGTCTAGCATCCAACTAGGGAAGTCTGAGCTCATATAACCACGAAGAGCAAGGACTTGGAGACTTCTAGGAGGCACGAGCTTCTCCAGTACCGACTTGTCAGTAATTGCATCCGCATGCCCCACCAAACTACCTTTATCATGTTCCCATATGAGACTCAACAACGTAAGACTTGAGTTGTTTGATATTTTAGCTTGTTCTGCCCCTTCCAAATGCTTGACATTCTCAAGACCTTCTATATACAAATCATGGCAGGGTGCCTTCTCAAGTTCCACAATCTGGCCCCATAAATCACCACTTCCTCCATAAATTACATGTTGGGTTAACTCTCTGAGGTTTAGTTTCTCCCTTAGTTCATTAACTTGAGAATGTATATGAATTGAAAACAATGTTATTTGGACATATACAAGTGTAGACATGGAAAAAATGCTATCTGGCAAGTCACCAAGGAAAAAGCATCCTTCAAGACCCACAATTTGAAGTTTTAAATCCCCAATATAAGAAGGGAGATGCTCTAGCCTAACACAAAATGACAAATCAAGATGCTTTAACATTGTGAGTTTGCATAGAGAATCAGGCAGCATTTGAACCTTGGAGCAGCTTGTCATGTTCAAATACTCAAGCTTAGAGAGTTGATCAATGCAGTCTGGGAGCTTTTCAAGGTTATGGCAATCGGATAGATCAAGATGCGCCAGATCATGAAGTCGGCAACAAGATTCTGGTAGCAAGTGGAGTTTGTAGCAATTTGATAGGTTCAAAAATTGAAGCCTATGCAATTTGCCAAAGGATTCTGGAAGTGTATGCAGTTCATGGCAACTTGCCAAGTTTAGGAAGAGCAGAGCACTTAGGTTCCCGAATGAAATGGGAAGCTCACAAAGGTTGACACATCCTGATAGGTCGAAGTATTGCAACTTTTGAAGGCAACCAATGTTTGCAGGCAATGTCTTTAGGGAACTATTTGCAAGTATCAAGGTTTGCAGGTTCAACAGATGGTTCAAGGATTTAGATAAATTTGAGATAGGAAGGGTGGAAGCATCTAGAAACCTTAATAGCTTTAGTTTATAAACTGAACTTGGAAGATCTGATAAATGACATCCACTCAAATCCAAAACTCTCAAACATAACATCTGTGAGAATGATTGCTTAGGGAGATCCATTCTATCACAACCCCTAAAATGTAAGGCCCTGACCTTTTTTAGAAAAGATGTGTAGTCCAATGATGTCTCATTTTGATTTATCATTAAATGATAGTGGCTATTCAACTTGTCCTTCTTAGCACTAAAGTTTGTTGCACCATTTGTGTATGAGAATTCATCAACAGCAACATGTCTTGCAAGATCGTGCACCATATCATGCATGCGAAGTTTGAGTGTGGGTTTGAATATTCTTGCAACCAACGCCTTGCAAAAGAAAAGAGAGTATGATCTTCAATACAAATATATTCAATTTCACAACTACAATCATGTAAGGATTATTTTACTTACTGTAGAAGATGTCTGGATATTAAGGAAGGACATGCCCAAGAATTCGTCTACATATTCGATACCAGTCTTCTGAAGTAGTTGCCTGTCAGCACCTTGAATAAACCCCAAAGCAATCCACTGTTGGATCAAGCAGTCATGATCTATATCATGGCTCTTAGGGAAGATAGAGCAATACATGAAACAGAGTTTAAGTTCAGGAGGCATGTGGTAATAACTGAGCAGCAAACCGTTTAAAATTCCTTTGTCATCATCCTTGATATCGAGAATGTTACTATTTTTTATATCCATCCATTCTTCTATTGTGTAGTGCTTCTGCATCACAAAACCTAGAGCCTGAGCAACTAGAGGTACTCCACTGCATCGATATGCAATACCTTTTCCAATGTCTTCAAGGTCAGTAGGCAGACCACTTCCTGGATTGTGAGGCTTCATGATAGACCAGCATTCATCATTTGACAAACCCTCCAGTTTAATTGGATCAACAGTGTGAAAGTATGAAGAATGTATGGTAGATAATGTACTGGCAATCTTTTCACTACGGGTGGTGACAATTATACTGCTACCTTTCTTTCCAGATTGCAACATGTTAATGAGATTCTCCAACTCAGACCTCCCTTCCTCCCATAAATCATCTAAGACTATAAGATAAAACTTATCATGGAATGTGCGATCAAGTTGAGACTTCAGATATTGTAGTCCAACATTATTAACAGGAGTGCTATTCTCTACCTGAGATATAATAGCAGACACAATCTTACTTAGATCAAAGTCCATAGAGACATGGACCCATGCTTTCACATCAAACATATTTGTTTCCTTGTCAGTGTAAACAACTTTTGCCAATGTCGTCTTGCCCATACCACCAAGGCCAACAATAGGAATAATAGAGCTTTCTTGGTCTCTGTATTTCTGTAACATCTTGTTTAATATGCCTTTCTTCTCTTTTCCCCTTCCTACCATCTTGATTTCATCTCTATCACCAATAAAGGTTTCATTCCTATTTTTATTGCCATCTTGGCTTGTAGGGGTAGGCATCAGTTGTTGCAGAGGGAATTTCTTCTGGTCCTCAACAATTTTATCTAGCTTCATCCGAATATTTCTCATCTTATTTGACATGGTGATACGCACAATGAGTGGATTAATTGAGGAGAAGAACAATTTAACCTGTAACAATTGTTCCCATACAATCATAAATATAGCCCCTATTTAGCATGCATGTGTGACTAAAATTGTTCTAGAAATGCTATTTTGTTTTTTATCAAGTGGAATGGCCGAAATATCTGTTTTGGATCAAATAATTTGTATGAGTACCGATGCTTCACCCTGTCGCGTGCACCAACTTGGACAAACAAATtgtggttgtttcaaattcacgCCCCCACATTTATGAGGTCTAGACTTGGACCGCTGTTCCTATTCTATTTCTTGGCTGTTTCAAATTCACACCCCACACTTGTGAGGTCTAGACTGTTGTAGTCCATGTTTTGGTTGTTCTTGATAAGACTATAGTATGACCACCATAAACTATTAGGGATTAGGATTTTTTCAGAACCGTGAATATTGTTAAAAGGTTTGTTCAAATCTGTGATCCATTTATTAACAGAACGGTTCCATGtcactttgatatttattttAGAAACGTTTAAGTAGCAAAACTAACTTCACCGCAGCTcctagaaataaaaaaaatgaacgcttcaaatataaataataataaattCGACATTAGATAAATGTGACAACTTGAAAGATTACTTGAAATTGTAACTAAAATTTTATTTAAACCATCACTACATGCATATGGTGATAAAACAAAGTATTAATAAAATCCAGATGATACTAACGAAATGTGATTCTAGGTACATAATCGACTTGTGAATAGATTACATTTAGCACCCTCCATGTTGTCTTTCATGGGCAATCTGTCGATCTTTCATTGTTTCCTTAATTTATATGTTTGTGATCATAAGTAATCACCGTATGATGGTTGTAATTTAGAAATGTTTTTTCAAGGTGCTATGTTTTAGGAATAAAATTTTGATTTAGGAATAAAATGTTTTTTCATATTGAGTTGGATGAAGAAAAACTTTATGATCCCAAAATTATGGTTTGTGTTCTTAGATTTAGAaattaaaattttataaaattttcaaacaacctcggatggagagACGTcgtaaaccaaagttgtagtgctccACAAGATCTAAAAAATTTCAGTTCAAacttttttcatttaaaatcatcatTTATGAACCAAAATATTCAATGCAAAATTCATGAAAGTTAATGGAAAATGATAGAATCCCTCACTTGGTTACAAGTGACCCTGCGGTTTAGGGGTAGGGGGATATCGCGCTAGACTTGAGGTTGGGAGTTTGAATCCCAAGAGGCACATGAGCGCAACCACGGGGTTCCCTAGTGGGCTTCTTCCCAGATAAAAATAGTCTTTTTGCTATTTGTTTTTGGTCAACTCCTAATTTCTAGAAAATAACTTATAGAGGTTGGCCACCTTGCCAACCACATCtagaaatcaatttctagacatgTGGCGCATCCGCCTCTATAACTAGACTTTGACCGCCTCTATCTTTAAATTATGTCCATAGTAGTGGTACCATAGCTGGATCTGCTTATGTTTCATGAATTAAAATAATCCTAGTACTGACAATAAATGAATCACAAGTGCTTATTACAATTATATATTCTCTTGTTACCATTTTTGCAGCAAATTAAGTATAGGCTTTTGCTATTTATCTGTTGATAGATTTTTTTTGTACTAAATCTGTCAGATTTCTATACGTTCGATTGTACGTGCTTTTGGATTTGTGCTACAACTATCTATTGGGTtgcatttataaaaaaaatatgacaGATTTGATAAGATAAAATATGTCGACAGTATATCTGTTGCAATCATATATGTAAAATTTGTACATGCGTATGATGTGAATACTCAGCGCCAGGGTTCATATACGTACCTTGCTATTTTCCCATATGGTTGCATTAGCCACCAGCTCATCCAACGCATCTTCGATGTCGTAGGCAACAGATTTGTACCTCGTGAGCCAAGGTTGCACTAGTTCGTCACGGCCATCACTCTCTCGGGAGCGCTTGTCGGCATAGCTAAGAGCAAGCTTGAGGTCGATCACAATTCTCTCCATCCCTTCGACATCCTCCTTGAAGTTCCATAGCAGCTCGACCCTCTCCCAGGCTTTATCGCCGAGCATGCCGGCGAGACGCTGCACAACAGCGCCCGCGATCATCTCAGCTCCCCCACTCATATGGCTGTATGGCTTTGGTCTCTCACGCGCGCACaggatttttcttttcttttctgtgtGTGGGTGTTGTGTCCAAGAGAGCTTGCAGACAGAGTACGTGGAGACGATGTGCTCTGCGATGATATTATATATACATAGTGCATGCTTGTTTTTTCCTTAGCCTGAAGCTTTTGCATTGATACCTGGAGTGGAGTGTAGTTCAGTACTTGGAACTTGTACTAAAGGCAAACTGAATGCATAGATTTTAAGACAGCGTTACAGATTGGAAGTCTCAGCCTTTGAGGAAAGTATATGGCGTTGGTGTGGCCTTGAAGCAAAGGACAACGTATATATAGGTATCGGCCAGAACGAAAGAGAACCAGCAGCACTTGAGAGGAATCAAAAGATGTAAAGACAAAACCAGGTTCGTCATATATGTGTTCAGGAAGTCCACACACATATAACAACATGATAGAGGATATCAGAAACAATATTATATAGTGGAAACAAACTAATGATTAACATTTACATCAGAGTATAGCGGAACGGTTACTAA includes:
- the LOC136457088 gene encoding putative disease resistance protein RGA1, which codes for MSGGAEMIAGAVVQRLAGMLGDKAWERVELLWNFKEDVEGMERIVIDLKLALSYADKRSRESDGRDELVQPWLTRYKSVAYDIEDALDELVANATIWENSKVKLFFSSINPLIVRITMSNKMRNIRMKLDKIVEDQKKFPLQQLMPTPTSQDGNKNRNETFIGDRDEIKMVGRGKEKKGILNKMLQKYRDQESSIIPIVGLGGMGKTTLAKVVYTDKETNMFDVKAWVHVSMDFDLSKIVSAIISQVENSTPVNNVGLQYLKSQLDRTFHDKFYLIVLDDLWEEGRSELENLINMLQSGKKGSSIIVTTRSEKIASTLSTIHSSYFHTVDPIKLEGLSNDECWSIMKPHNPGSGLPTDLEDIGKGIAYRCSGVPLVAQALGFVMQKHYTIEEWMDIKNSNILDIKDDDKGILNGLLLSYYHMPPELKLCFMYCSIFPKSHDIDHDCLIQQWIALGFIQGADRQLLQKTGIEYVDEFLGMSFLNIQTSSTALVARIFKPTLKLRMHDMVHDLARHVAVDEFSYTNGATNFSAKKDKLNSHYHLMINQNETSLDYTSFLKKVRALHFRGCDRMDLPKQSFSQMLCLRVLDLSGCHLSDLPSSVYKLKLLRFLDASTLPISNLSKSLNHLLNLQTLILANSSLKTLPANIGCLQKLQYFDLSGCVNLCELPISFGNLSALLFLNLASCHELHTLPESFGKLHRLQFLNLSNCYKLHLLPESCCRLHDLAHLDLSDCHNLEKLPDCIDQLSKLEYLNMTSCSKVQMLPDSLCKLTMLKHLDLSFCVRLEHLPSYIGDLKLQIVGLEGCFFLGDLPDSIFSMSTLVYVQITLFSIHIHSQVNELREKLNLRELTQHVIYGGSGDLWGQIVELEKAPCHDLYIEGLENVKHLEGAEQAKISNNSSLTLLSLIWEHDKGSLVGHADAITDKSVLEKLVPPRSLQVLALRGYMSSDFPSWMLDIPSYLPHLTSILLFKLKRCSRLPPLGRLPNLRALSLSDMPDLKCVDREFYGDCGSCQKLRMIVLNKMDNLESWWTTRSSTEEGEFLIPNLHLLAASKCPKLKFMPYPPRCMVWILENCEHVLPEHGFGNLSSTTSPFFLMTVGTSLSFEGWRRTTQHLSSIEGLELNSITGLGTLPEAIRCFRSLRKLAIVLCADLETLPEWLGDLTSLREIRIDECLKLSSLPESIRGLTELKKLRIIDCPALLEKCQGEDKHKIAHIPEITSV